A stretch of Kaistella flava (ex Peng et al. 2021) DNA encodes these proteins:
- the atpG gene encoding ATP synthase F1 subunit gamma → MANLKEIRGRITSISSTMQITSAMKMVSAAKLKKATDAIVMLRPYSEKLQEIIENVSSTVDLEGVSSYTEEREVKKVLYIVVTSNKGLAGAFNSSVIKELNTSLADADHEIEILTVGKKVYDAVRRSKKVYDNQSAIFDGMSFEVVANFVENVMRDYREGSFDKVYVIYNKFINAATQEVIKEQLLPIALPEKTEVTNTDYIFEPNATEILEVLMPKSIKTQVYKAILDSVASEHGARMTAMHKATDNAESLRNDLKIFYNKARQAAITNEILEIVGGAEALKNS, encoded by the coding sequence ATGGCAAATTTAAAGGAAATACGCGGGAGAATTACTTCAATCTCTTCCACAATGCAAATTACGAGTGCGATGAAAATGGTTTCGGCAGCGAAACTAAAGAAAGCAACCGATGCTATTGTGATGTTGAGACCTTACTCAGAGAAATTACAGGAAATTATAGAAAATGTAAGTTCTACGGTAGACTTAGAAGGGGTGTCCAGTTACACCGAAGAAAGAGAAGTGAAGAAAGTTCTTTACATCGTAGTTACTTCTAATAAAGGTCTTGCCGGAGCATTTAACTCTTCTGTAATTAAAGAATTAAATACCTCTCTTGCTGATGCAGATCACGAAATAGAAATTCTTACCGTTGGTAAAAAAGTCTATGATGCGGTTCGCAGAAGCAAAAAAGTGTACGATAACCAAAGTGCTATTTTTGATGGCATGAGCTTCGAAGTTGTTGCTAATTTTGTAGAAAACGTGATGAGAGATTACCGTGAAGGTAGTTTTGATAAAGTGTATGTGATTTATAATAAGTTCATTAATGCAGCTACTCAGGAAGTAATTAAAGAACAGTTATTACCAATCGCATTACCGGAAAAAACTGAAGTTACAAATACCGACTATATTTTTGAGCCAAATGCTACAGAAATTTTAGAAGTATTAATGCCGAAATCAATTAAAACTCAGGTTTACAAAGCGATTTTAGATTCAGTAGCTTCTGAGCATGGTGCGAGAATGACGGCGATGCACAAAGCAACCGACAACGCGGAATCTTTGAGAAATGATCTTAAAATATTTTATAACAAAGCGAGACAAGCTGCGATTACCAATGAAATTTTGGAGATTGTGGGCGGTGCAGAAGCATTGAAAAACTCATAA